The Mesotoga infera genome includes a window with the following:
- a CDS encoding branched-chain amino acid ABC transporter permease, which translates to MDPKTLLQNFINGLSLGSLYALIAIGYTMVYGILRLINFAHGDIFMMAVYFALFFVTLAQLPWYLAAIFAIACAALLGFTVDRIAYKPIRSAPRISALITAIGVSFFLESLAVVVFSGIPRSFRTVFPQSLNEMIIIGGEMEVKYGREVIIGGIRFPVISLITLIVAAIALVFLWWFIFKTKVGMAMRAVSLDIQTTSLMGVNVDRVIGMTFALGSALAAIGGILWAIRYPQVWPYMGFIPGMKAFVAAVFGGIGSVPGAVLGGLILGITEVMMVGIMPSAAGYRDAFAFFILIIILSLKPSGLLGKQEAVKV; encoded by the coding sequence TTGGACCCTAAGACTCTCCTACAGAATTTCATTAATGGTCTTAGCCTTGGTTCCCTATATGCTCTGATTGCGATAGGTTATACGATGGTTTACGGGATTCTAAGACTGATAAATTTCGCTCATGGCGACATCTTCATGATGGCCGTTTACTTCGCTCTCTTCTTTGTGACACTTGCTCAGCTTCCGTGGTATCTGGCGGCAATTTTTGCCATAGCTTGCGCTGCTTTGCTTGGATTTACAGTTGACAGGATTGCTTACAAGCCAATAAGAAGTGCCCCGAGAATATCTGCGCTTATAACGGCTATCGGTGTCTCTTTCTTTCTTGAAAGCCTTGCGGTAGTTGTATTCTCCGGTATTCCGAGATCTTTCCGCACGGTTTTTCCCCAATCGCTAAACGAAATGATTATCATAGGCGGCGAGATGGAGGTAAAGTATGGCAGAGAGGTAATAATCGGAGGTATAAGATTTCCCGTAATCTCTCTCATAACACTTATCGTTGCTGCAATCGCGCTTGTCTTTTTGTGGTGGTTCATTTTCAAGACCAAGGTCGGAATGGCGATGAGGGCAGTTTCTCTTGATATTCAGACAACATCGCTTATGGGAGTGAATGTCGATCGTGTGATTGGAATGACATTTGCTCTGGGTTCGGCACTTGCAGCTATTGGTGGTATACTTTGGGCTATCAGGTATCCGCAGGTATGGCCTTACATGGGTTTTATACCTGGAATGAAAGCCTTTGTTGCCGCTGTCTTTGGTGGGATAGGATCTGTACCTGGAGCAGTACTCGGAGGTCTGATACTTGGGATCACCGAAGTGATGATGGTCGGGATAATGCCGAGCGCAGCGGGTTACAGAGATGCCTTTGCGTTCTTTATTTTGATAATAATTCTCTCACTTAAACCTTCCGGTTTACTGGGTAAACAGGAAGCAGTGAAGGTGTGA
- a CDS encoding branched-chain amino acid ABC transporter permease, translated as MKQRTKTSLTLIALPLIALLLFLSQELLNSYYSRIITLIGVYGIMAVSLTLVNGISGVFSLGHAGFIALGAYTSALLTLSPKQKEMTFLIEKLIWPLNSIQIPFFWATLIAGLVAATFAFLIGWPSLRLTGDYFAIATLGFSEIIRIFALNLNSITNGALGLKALPDHTNVWWAWGWLLVTVACVMSLSYSSFGRALRAIREDRVAAQAMGINVFKHQLMAFVVGGFFAGISGSLYGHWLSTIDPRTNTFGILLTFNVLIMIVLGGLGSITGAIIGGALFAFLSEWLRFLEGPMNLFGFKIMGMSGMRMLVFSGLFVIIMIFWPRGLMGRKEFSWEGLVSLFRRGDKR; from the coding sequence ATGAAGCAACGGACGAAGACTTCACTGACGTTGATCGCACTTCCTTTGATTGCGCTTCTTCTTTTTTTATCTCAAGAACTGTTGAACAGCTACTATTCGAGAATAATTACACTTATTGGGGTCTACGGAATAATGGCTGTCAGTCTCACGCTCGTAAACGGCATATCTGGAGTCTTTTCACTGGGACATGCCGGATTCATAGCTCTAGGTGCATACACTTCAGCGCTACTGACGCTATCTCCCAAGCAGAAGGAGATGACGTTCCTCATCGAGAAGCTGATTTGGCCTCTTAATTCGATTCAAATTCCCTTTTTCTGGGCGACTTTAATTGCTGGGCTGGTTGCGGCGACATTCGCTTTCTTGATTGGATGGCCGTCACTGAGATTGACGGGTGATTACTTCGCAATTGCGACACTCGGCTTTTCAGAGATAATTAGAATTTTTGCTTTGAATCTCAATTCGATAACTAACGGAGCCCTCGGGCTAAAGGCACTACCAGATCACACAAATGTGTGGTGGGCTTGGGGCTGGTTGCTGGTTACTGTTGCCTGTGTAATGAGCCTTTCTTACAGTTCTTTTGGCAGGGCACTGAGGGCGATAAGAGAAGATAGAGTTGCAGCTCAGGCAATGGGAATAAACGTCTTTAAGCACCAGCTAATGGCCTTTGTGGTAGGCGGTTTCTTTGCAGGCATTTCTGGTTCTCTGTACGGACACTGGCTCAGTACAATCGATCCAAGGACAAACACTTTTGGGATTCTTCTCACATTCAACGTACTTATCATGATAGTGCTGGGTGGTTTGGGAAGTATAACGGGAGCGATTATCGGGGGTGCGCTATTTGCATTCTTGAGTGAGTGGCTGAGATTCCTCGAAGGTCCTATGAATCTATTTGGCTTCAAAATCATGGGGATGAGTGGAATGAGAATGCTTGTTTTCTCAGGCCTCTTTGTAATAATTATGATCTTCTGGCCCAGAGGGTTGATGGGGAGGAAAGAGTTCTCCTGGGAAGGTCTTGTATCTCTTTTCAGAAGGGGAGATAAGAGATGA
- a CDS encoding ABC transporter ATP-binding protein — translation MSLLTLDNTTMKFGGLTAVEEVSLRVEEGEIFGLIGPNGAGKTTVFNMVTGHYTPTNGRILFEESEITGLPPDRITRTGIARTFQNIRLFKDLTVLENVMVSQHHTIASNGAALSWLLRSVSRIGYAERENEMKAKALDLLSVFGIEKHSDEKSSSLPYGSQRLLEIARAMATGSVLLLLDEPAAGMNPSETASLVKTIRRIRDDFGLTILLIEHDMKLVMGLCERIMVLDHGRTISEGDPAFVQKDVRVIEAYLGREWVTVGK, via the coding sequence ATGAGCCTATTAACGCTGGACAATACGACGATGAAGTTTGGAGGGCTAACAGCAGTGGAAGAAGTTAGCCTGCGTGTAGAGGAAGGCGAGATCTTCGGACTTATCGGTCCAAATGGAGCAGGCAAGACAACGGTTTTTAACATGGTTACTGGCCATTATACGCCAACAAATGGTCGGATACTGTTCGAAGAGAGTGAGATAACCGGCCTGCCGCCAGATAGGATAACTAGAACTGGCATTGCCAGGACCTTTCAGAATATTAGGCTCTTCAAGGATCTTACCGTTCTTGAGAACGTCATGGTTTCTCAGCATCACACGATAGCCAGCAACGGGGCAGCTTTGAGCTGGTTATTAAGGAGCGTCTCTCGGATAGGCTATGCAGAAAGGGAAAACGAAATGAAAGCCAAGGCGCTTGATCTGCTAAGTGTGTTCGGCATTGAAAAGCATTCAGATGAAAAGTCCAGCTCCCTCCCGTATGGTTCACAAAGGCTCCTTGAGATTGCAAGAGCAATGGCTACCGGTTCCGTCCTCTTGCTTCTCGACGAGCCTGCTGCCGGAATGAATCCTTCAGAAACTGCAAGTCTAGTTAAGACGATCAGGAGAATTCGAGATGATTTTGGTCTCACGATTTTGCTTATAGAACACGACATGAAACTAGTTATGGGTCTTTGTGAAAGGATAATGGTGCTAGACCATGGTAGGACAATAAGTGAAGGAGACCCTGCCTTTGTTCAAAAGGATGTGAGGGTTATCGAAGCCTATCTGGGTAGGGAGTGGGTAACCGTTGGAAAATGA